In the genome of Segnochrobactrum spirostomi, the window CGGATCGCCATCCGGTCGAGTTCCAGCGCCGCGCGATCGCGATCCTCCCCCGGCGGCAGCGCGGCGAGCGCATTGCGGCGGGCGATGATCGCGTCGAAACTCGGCTCGAGGTTCTTCGGCATCGGGGTCCGTGGAGGGGCGTCCGGCGGCACCGGGTACGCCCCTCAGGCTTGGTCGTTGAAACGGCGGTGGACGGCACGTCACGCAGACGCGCAGGGGGCCGGCACGACCGCGCGAGCCTCGATGTCGCACCCCCGGCGCGGCCGCTCAAGAGGTGGTTTTCGGCGGGCGGCGCGGCGAGCGCGGGGATAACGTGGATAGCGTGGATAAGTGAGCCGCGTGAGGCGCCCGCGCGCGGCGAACCGCAACGGTGGCCGGAGCGGCGCGGCCCGGACGAGTTCCCTGTCGACGGCCCTTCGTCTCTCCGTGACCGCCGCGTCCCGCGGTCCCGAGCGAACCCTAGCGCCGGAACAGCGCGTTCGCAGCATCCTCGACGCTGCGCCTTCCCGCGATCGCCGCCTCGACGCGGGCGATCTCGGCCCTGAGGCGTTCGACCCGGCCTTCGAGCTCGGCGACGGAGAGGCGCGACAGATCCTCCCCCAGCGTCTCGGTGGTGGGCTTCGGCCGCGGGGCCAGCTCGTCGTCGCGCATCGGGGCTCGCTTCCTCGGTTGACCAGGATCAGTGTAGGCGAAGCGGGCGCGTTCACAAGATCGGGCGCGTCGCCGCCCGCCCTGTCGGGGCGTGCCGCCCGGACGTAAAGTCGGGCGCAGGATCGGCGGCAGATCGATCGGGTCCCGCGCCGCGTGCCGCGGCCGGGACGGGCGTCCGCGAGGACGCGGCAGGGAGGACACATCATGACCAGCGCTTCCGCGTCCGATGCGGCGCACGACACCGTGCTCGATCCGGCCCCGCTCGCCGTCGGCGGCACCATGCGGGTCGTCGGCTGTCCCCGGCCGGGCGGTCCCGAGGCGCTGATCCTGGAGCGCCGGCCGCTGCCCCGTCCGGGGCCGCGCGAAGTCCTCGTCCGCGTCCGGGCCGCGGGCGTCAACCGGCCTGACGTCAGCCAGCGCCGCGGCGGCTATCCGCCGCCGAAGGGCGTCACCGACATTCCGGGGCTCGAGATCGCCGGCGAGGTGGTCGCGCTGGGGCTCGAGGCGGAGCGCTGGCGGATCGGCGATCGGGTGACGGCGCTCGTGCCCGGCGGCGGCTATGCGGAATATTGTCCCGTTGATTGGTCGAATGCCCTGCCGGTGCCGAACGGGCTCTCCTTCATCGAGGCGGCGGCGCTGCCAGAAACCTTCTTCACCGTGTGGACCAACGTGTTCGATCGCGGCCGGCTCGCGGCGGGCGAAGTCCTTCTCGTCCACGGCGGCACCTCGGGCATCGGCACCGCCGCGATCATGCTCGGCACGGCGTTCGGCGCCCGGGTGATCGCGACCGCCGGCTCGCCGGAGAAGTGCAAGGCCTGCCGCGATCTCGGGGCCGACCTCGCGATCGATTATCACAAGAGCGATTTCGTCGAGGTGGTGAAGGAAGCGACCGGCGGGCACGGCGCCGACGTCATCCTCGACATGGTCGGCGGCTCCTATGTGGAGCGCAATTGGCAGGCGGCGGCGGTCGAGGGGCGCATCCTCCAGATCGCCAATCTCGGCGGCGCCGCGAGCCAGCTCGACTTCACCCGGCTGATGGTGAAGCGCCTCACCCACACCGGTTCGACGCTGCGCCCCCGCGACGTCGCCTTCAAGGCGGCGATCGCCCGGGCCCTGGAGGAGAAGGTGTGGCCGCTGATCGAGGCCGGCACCATCCGCCCCGTCATCCACAAGACCTTCCCCCTGACCGACGCCTGCGCCGCCCACGGCCTGATGGAGACCTCCACCCACATCGGCAAGATCATGCTGGAGGTGGGGTGAGGCAATAGACAGGCATCTGCGCTGGTCGACTGGCGCGCGCCGATGATGAGCGGCAGATCGCTTGGCCTTTGACTTAGCCGGCAATCGAGACGCCGCGCATTTCCGCCCACCTTCCCGTTTGCCACCGGCCGCGGGGGCGCCTATAATAAGCGTCTTCCCCATACGATCGGCGTTCGGAGAAGGGCTCTGGCGGAGGATATCCGTCGGGCGCGTACCAGGAGGATTTTGACCGATGGCAGCCACCGCGCCGCTGATGCCCAAGGCGACCGCCGTTTGGCTCGTCGAGAACACCGCACTCTCGTTCGAGCAGATCGCCGCGTTCTGCAAGCTGCACCCCCTCGAGGTGAAGGCGATCGCCGATGGCGAGGCCGCACAGGGGATCAAGGGTCTCGACCCGATCCTGACCGGCCAGCTCACCCGTGAGGAGATCGATCGCGCCCAGAACGATCGCGCCCACCGCCTCCGCCTCGCCGACCCGAAGGTGCGTGTGCCGGAGAGCCGTCGCCGCGGGCCGCGCTACACCCCGGTTTCCAAGCGCCAGGATCGTCCGAACGCGATCCTCTGGCTGCTGCGCAACCATCCGGAACTGAAAGACGCGCAGATCATGCGCCTCGTCGGCACCACCAAGTCGACGATCGCCTCGATCCGCGAGCGCACCCACTGGAACGCGCAGCACCTGACCCCGATGGATCCGGTGACGCTCGGCCTGTGCAGCCAGATCGAACTCGATCTCGAGGTCGAGAAGGGCTCCAAGGGGGCGCCGCGCCGCGAGGAGGACGAAGGCCTTGGCACGCTCCTTCCCGTCGAGGAGACGACGGCGCCGGAAGTCCTGTCCAGCCTCAGCCGCCCGACCCCCGTCTCGTCGCGCAACGAGGAAGAGATCGACGCGGAGGCCGTGTTCGCCAAGCTGAACGCCATGAAGCGTGCGCCGAGCGAAGAGGACGAAGACGAACTCTGAGGCATCCCCTCCCTTCTCCCCGAGGGGGAGAAGGAGGCGGCGGCGCCTGGGCGTGTCGGCCCGACAAAGATCTCCCTCGCGGGCCCGGATTTCCGGGCCCGTTGTCTTAAGAAGTCCCGATCGAGGGGCGACGGGCGGCACCACCGATGAACTATCGCCACGCCTTCCACGCCGGCAATTTCGGCGACGTCGTCAAGCACGCCGTCCTCGCCCGTATCCTGACCTATCTCGCCCGCAAGGACGCGCCGTTCCGGGTCATCGACACCCACGCCGGGATCGGCCTCTACGACCTTTCCTCCGACGAGGCCGAGCGCACCGGCGAGTGGCGCGACGGCATCGGCCGGGTGCTCGAGGCGGAACGGCCGGCGGAGATCGAGGACCTGCTCGCGCCGTGGCTCGACGTCGTCGCCGCGCTGAACCCGGACGGTACGCTGCTCTCCTATCCGGGCTCGCCCGTCCTCGCCCGCCGCCTGCTGCGCCGCCAGGACCGGCTGACCGCGGTGGAACTGCATCCGCTCGATTCGCAGGTGCTCGCCCACGTCTTCGCCGGCGACCGCCACGCCAAGGTGGTTGAACTCGACGGCTGGCTCGCCCTCGGCTCGTTCGTGCCGCCGAAGGAGGGGCGCGGCCTCGTCGTGGTCGATCCTGCCTTCGAGGTGCCGGGCGAGATGGAACGCCTCGGCGACGGCCTCGCCCGGGCGCTGAAGCGCTGGCCGACCGGCGTTTATGTCGGCTGGTATCCGATCAAGTCGATGGGCCGCGTCGATGCGATGCACAAATCGCTGCTGGCCGCCGGTGCCACCAGCCTCGTCGCGATCGACCTGTGGGTCCGCCGGGTCACCGAGGACGGGCCGTTGCCGGGCGCCGGCCTCGTCGTCATCAACCCGCCGTGGACCCTCGCCGACGAGATGGACCGGCTGATGCCCTGGTTCTCGGCGATCCTCGCTCAGGGGGAGGGGCCGGCTGGCGGGTCACCCGCCTCGCCGAGCGCTGAGGCCTCCTATCACGGACCCGCGCGGGGTCCGAAAAGAGGCGCAAGTGTGGCCCGCGCGTCCTTGACCGTCCCGCGACGCTCCCGCATGGTCTCGTCGATCATCTCGGGAGTTGTCGTCATGTCCGTTCGTCGCACCCTGAAGGCCGTCTCGGCCGCCGCGCTTCTCGCTTTGTCGATCGTGCCGGCTTCGGCCGCCGATCCGGCCCTGGGCGAGCCCGCCGCGACGTCCGCGACCCAGAATGCGGTGCCCGCCTGCGACGACACCGGTATCCAGCAGGCCGTGGCGCGTCGCATCGCGCGGGCCGACAAGAGCTATTATGGCGGGATCGTCATTCAGAGCGCCGACCGGGTCGTCCAGACCGGCTACAGCGTGAACCAGCCGAGCACCTATGCGCGGCGTTATTGCTCGGCCCACGTCGTGCTCTCGAACGGCAGCACCGACGAGGCCTTCTATTCGATCTCGCAGAATCAGGGCTTCGTCGGCGTGAGCTGGAACGTCGATGTCTGCCTCGCCGGCCTCGATCATTATCGCGTCTACGACGGCGCCTGCCGCGACACCAAGCCCGCGCCGTCACGCTGAGCGACGGACGACGGCGGCGCCTCGCCACGGCCCGGCCGCCCGTCGGCCGGCCCATTGAAGGGGGAGGGGGCATGCGTCGTCTTGCGCGCAAGGCGGGATCGTCGATTCGGTCCATCATGAATTTAGATCGCCCGCTGCGGGCCGCGCTCGTGGCGGTCGCGTGCCTATCGGCGGGTCTCGTCTCGGCCGGGATCGTCTCGACCGAGTTTCTGTCGTCGATCTCCCAGCCCGCAGCGGCGCAGGACGAAAGCGCGCAGGACGCGGGTCCTTCGAACGCCGCGCCGGCGGCGGGGAGCGCGCAGCAGGCCCGCGCGCCGAGCGGCGGCACGCCCGGCGCCTTCGATTTCTATGTGCTCTCGCTGTCGTGGTCGCCGACCTATTGCGCGCGGGCGCGGGAGGGCGACGCCCTGCAATGCGCCGCCGCGCGACCGTTCGCGTTCGTCGTCCACGGGCTGTGGCCGCAATATGAGCACGGCTATCCTTCGTCCTGCGAGGTTCCGCCGCCGCCGATCTCGAACGCGGTCGTCGACGGCATGCTCGACGTGATGCCGAGCCGGGGCCTCGTCCGCCACGAATGGGACAAGCACGGCACCTGTGACGGCGAGGACCCCGCGGGCTATTTCGCCAAGGTGCGGGCGGCTTTCGCGGCGGTGCACATCCCGCCCGCCTATGCGAGCGCGGACGCGGCCTCACGGGCGGCGCCGAAGGACATCGAGGCAGCCTTCATCGCGGCCAATCCGGGCCTGAAGGCGGACGGCATTGCCGTGCTCTGCCGCGGCCGCCGCCTCAGCGAGGTGCGCGTCTGCCTCGACAAGTCGCTCGGCTTCCGCGCCTGCCCCGAGGTCGATCGGGCGGCCTGCCGGGCCGATCAGGTCAACATCCCCGCTGCCCGCGGCGGCTGATTTTCGCGACACCACCTTCGAAACGAAAGACGCCGCCGTGGCGACCACGGCGGCGTCTTTGTTGTTTGGTCGTCAGCGCGGCTCGATCGAGGCGCCGGGCCGGATCAGGCGGCGAGCTTGACGTCCTTGAGCGCCTTCTCGAACACGCCCTTGAACGGCGCGCCGCTCTCGGTCGCGAGCTTGGTGGCGAGCTCCTGGAAGCCCTTCGCCTGGGTCGAGATGGCTTCGAACTGCTTGCTCGCGAAGGCGGTCTGCAGCTCGAGGGCCTCCGACACCGACTTCGCGGCGAGGAATTCCTTGAAGAACGCGAAGGTCGCGTCGGTGTTGGTCTTGGCCGCGTCGAGCGCCTGGATGTTGAAGTCGATCACGCCCTTGCGGGAGGTCTCGTAGGCGTCCTCGAGGGCGTCGGTCGCCTCTTCGGCCGCGGTCTTCATCTTCGCGTAGGCTTCCTTCGCCTGGGCGACGCTCTTCTCCGCGAACTCGCGGACGACGGCCGGAACTTCGACGTTCGGCACGGTGAACGGATCGGCCGGGAGGGCGGCGATGGTCTTCTTGACGGCGCGCGTGGCGGGCTTCTCGGTCATCTTAGGCTCCATGAGCGGCAACGCGGCTCTGACAACACGCCGCATTCGGCCGGTGGTTTCAGCGGTGCCGGATCGGGTCCGGCGACCGTACGCATGGGCGCAGCGCAACGAGCGCCGCTTGATGAAGCGAACCATAAAATAGGGTCTTGTGCATTGCAACATCTTTTTTGCAACGCACAAGTTTCGCCCGAGAGGGCCGCGAAGATGGCTCAGGCGGCGGAAGCCGGCGGGACCTCTTCGGCGGCCGCGGTGACCACCGCTTCGGCTTCCTCCACGGCCGCCGACGCTTGGTCGGCGGCCGTGTCGGCGGCGCGGGTGCCGGCGCGCACCAGATCGCCGCCCGCCGCCGCCGCGGCCTCGCCGAGGCTGCGCGCCTGCTCGCTGAAGGCCTGGGCGCGGCCGGTCAGAAACTCGCTGTGCAGCCGCACCAGATCCTCGACGCTCGCCGCGAGGGCGAGGCTCTGGGCGAAGGCGAAGGTCGCCGAGACGTTGTCCTCTGCGACGCCGATCAGTTGCCGGCTGAGCGCGGCGGCGCCCTGGCGGGCATTCTGCGACTGCTCCTCGACCGACGTGACCGTCTTGCGGGCCACGCCGATCAGTTCGTCGAAGGCCTGACGGGCCTGCTCGACACCCTCGACGGCGAGGGTGCGGATCTGCTCGGGAAATTCGTATTCGCCAATCTTGGTCATCGCGACACTCCATCGGGATCGGGTCGGATTCGGGGATCGGTCGGGGCCGGGCGGAACCGGCGGCGAACAGGACCACCGGTGTGGGCGCTCGTGGCGGCGGCGACGGATCATCTTCGCATCCGTCATTGTCTCGTTAACGACAAGACGGATCAATCCCGCGTCAGATGCGGCCCGCGGTGGACCGCCGGCCCGGCGGCGACTAAAGTTCGTCCAGTTCCGTAAGGACTTGACGGCGGTCGCCGGCCGCCGAGCCCCGCCGGTGTTCCGTGTCCGCGCATTGGTGGCAATCCGGGGAGCGACCCCTCTTGTGACGACCCCTCTGGCAGGAACCCTCCAGGGATATCTCGCCTTGTCGGCGCAGCCGGCCGTCTGCGACCTCGTCGCCGACCCGCGGATGGCGCTCGTGGTCGATCGCACCGGCGAACGCACGCTCTGGCTCAATGCCGCCGCCGCCCGGTTCTGCCGCGTCGAACGACCGTTCGACGCCGCGCCGTCGGCGCGGCTGAATGCGGTGCGCGCCGCGCTCGCCGACCATGTCCAGGCC includes:
- a CDS encoding DUF1192 domain-containing protein, with product MRDDELAPRPKPTTETLGEDLSRLSVAELEGRVERLRAEIARVEAAIAGRRSVEDAANALFRR
- a CDS encoding NAD(P)H-quinone oxidoreductase → MRVVGCPRPGGPEALILERRPLPRPGPREVLVRVRAAGVNRPDVSQRRGGYPPPKGVTDIPGLEIAGEVVALGLEAERWRIGDRVTALVPGGGYAEYCPVDWSNALPVPNGLSFIEAAALPETFFTVWTNVFDRGRLAAGEVLLVHGGTSGIGTAAIMLGTAFGARVIATAGSPEKCKACRDLGADLAIDYHKSDFVEVVKEATGGHGADVILDMVGGSYVERNWQAAAVEGRILQIANLGGAASQLDFTRLMVKRLTHTGSTLRPRDVAFKAAIARALEEKVWPLIEAGTIRPVIHKTFPLTDACAAHGLMETSTHIGKIMLEVG
- a CDS encoding DUF1013 domain-containing protein, which produces MAATAPLMPKATAVWLVENTALSFEQIAAFCKLHPLEVKAIADGEAAQGIKGLDPILTGQLTREEIDRAQNDRAHRLRLADPKVRVPESRRRGPRYTPVSKRQDRPNAILWLLRNHPELKDAQIMRLVGTTKSTIASIRERTHWNAQHLTPMDPVTLGLCSQIELDLEVEKGSKGAPRREEDEGLGTLLPVEETTAPEVLSSLSRPTPVSSRNEEEIDAEAVFAKLNAMKRAPSEEDEDEL
- a CDS encoding ribonuclease T2 family protein; amino-acid sequence: MNLDRPLRAALVAVACLSAGLVSAGIVSTEFLSSISQPAAAQDESAQDAGPSNAAPAAGSAQQARAPSGGTPGAFDFYVLSLSWSPTYCARAREGDALQCAAARPFAFVVHGLWPQYEHGYPSSCEVPPPPISNAVVDGMLDVMPSRGLVRHEWDKHGTCDGEDPAGYFAKVRAAFAAVHIPPAYASADAASRAAPKDIEAAFIAANPGLKADGIAVLCRGRRLSEVRVCLDKSLGFRACPEVDRAACRADQVNIPAARGG
- a CDS encoding phasin, yielding MTEKPATRAVKKTIAALPADPFTVPNVEVPAVVREFAEKSVAQAKEAYAKMKTAAEEATDALEDAYETSRKGVIDFNIQALDAAKTNTDATFAFFKEFLAAKSVSEALELQTAFASKQFEAISTQAKGFQELATKLATESGAPFKGVFEKALKDVKLAA
- a CDS encoding phasin family protein — translated: MTKIGEYEFPEQIRTLAVEGVEQARQAFDELIGVARKTVTSVEEQSQNARQGAAALSRQLIGVAEDNVSATFAFAQSLALAASVEDLVRLHSEFLTGRAQAFSEQARSLGEAAAAAGGDLVRAGTRAADTAADQASAAVEEAEAVVTAAAEEVPPASAA